The following are from one region of the Anomaloglossus baeobatrachus isolate aAnoBae1 chromosome 1, aAnoBae1.hap1, whole genome shotgun sequence genome:
- the LOC142290914 gene encoding uncharacterized protein LOC142290914 yields the protein MSSSGSPPFGSQTEVAETSQEMLPEEDGRGGEIHGAGGQSASTSRAHDRAPPRPSQGRRRGGGGHTASQRAPDSDGEEAGFINIDLLIDEVREREPLWNMADRRHADTIVTRRLWDEVCHAAVEGWGELNSRGQKKQRDKLQKRWRSIRDRFKKELNQEMQAPSGSGGRRSKYRYFRALSFLRTTMVCRSCRLNTDLTDSNPIMHMKAHTCSAFKFFQSMEPPNSYYNDFTAPKLGSTFTYNGFGVWGEVRVKPGYQTKLLTKVCSEPVKSNNLIPSCHLPGS from the exons atgtcgtcttctggtagcccgcccttcggttcacaaactgag gtggccgaaacatcacaggagatgctgccagaagaggacggaaggggtggagaaatacacggagcgggcggtcagagt gcttcaacttctagggctcacgatagagctcccccaagaccgtcccagggtcgtcgtcgaggtggcggtggtcatact gcatcacagcgtgctcccgattctgacggtgaggaggccggatttatcaacatcgacctcctcatcgatgaagttagagagagggagccgctgtggaacatggctgaccgccgccacgctgatactatcgtaacccgtcgactctgggacgaggtatgccacgcagcggtagaaggttggggggagctcaattctcgtggccagaagaaacagc gtgacaaactacaaaagcggtggcggtctatcagggatcgcttcaaaaaggagttaaatcaagagatgcaggccccgagtggatccggaggacgcagatcgaagtaccgttactttagagcgttgtcgttcctccggacaactatggtgtgcagaag CTGTAGGTTGAATACTGATTTGACTGACAGCAATCCGATCATGCATATGaaggcacatacctgttcagcgttcAAGTTTTTTCAATCAATGGAA ccccctaactCTTACTACAatgattttacagcaccaaagttaggGTCCACATTCACTTATAACGGGTTTGGGGTCTGGGGTGAAGTACGGGTCAAGCCCGGGTACCAAACCAAACTATTAACTAAAGTTTGTTCGGAGCCGGTGAAGTCGAACAACCTTATCCCTAGCTGTCATCTACCAGGATCataa